A genome region from Micromonospora peucetia includes the following:
- a CDS encoding PH domain-containing protein — protein MHPIAPGPTAPARASRTTAIGLPQLLVVAALVIAVAWPAVVTTWEPRGFWAGLLLRSVPFGLALLAFGAAVLSTRGRWRRPAELTLTGGARLRVPPGPGFGWFVAGQVLVLASATVPVADFDWLDDPDAPPAPLRYALVLPPAVMLAVAALLIGVLVAAVFSGRPRVDLTPSGIEVREPFGRRTIPWVALCPGTPARQSTGDQLVLTVTRPELVERRGLLLGSRTTPRLVLAWLRVHPWFLADAIRYYVDHSDERDAIGEPEGYERLRQALA, from the coding sequence ATGCATCCCATCGCCCCCGGGCCGACCGCCCCCGCCCGGGCATCGCGTACCACTGCCATCGGCCTTCCCCAACTGCTCGTCGTCGCGGCCCTGGTGATCGCGGTGGCCTGGCCGGCTGTCGTCACCACCTGGGAGCCGCGCGGCTTCTGGGCCGGCCTTCTGCTGCGCTCGGTGCCGTTCGGGCTGGCCCTGCTGGCCTTCGGCGCGGCGGTGCTGAGCACGCGGGGCAGGTGGCGGCGGCCGGCCGAGCTGACGCTGACCGGTGGGGCCCGGCTGCGGGTGCCGCCGGGTCCCGGCTTCGGCTGGTTCGTCGCCGGGCAGGTGCTGGTGCTCGCGAGCGCGACCGTCCCGGTGGCGGACTTCGACTGGCTGGACGACCCCGACGCCCCGCCGGCGCCGCTCCGGTACGCGTTGGTGCTGCCGCCGGCCGTCATGCTGGCGGTGGCCGCGCTGCTGATCGGTGTTCTCGTAGCGGCGGTGTTCAGCGGGCGTCCACGGGTCGACCTCACACCCTCGGGGATCGAGGTCCGGGAGCCGTTCGGCCGCCGGACGATCCCCTGGGTGGCGCTGTGCCCCGGCACCCCGGCCCGGCAGTCGACCGGGGACCAGTTGGTGCTCACCGTGACCCGTCCCGAGTTGGTCGAGCGGCGTGGTCTGCTGCTCGGCTCGCGCACCACGCCCCGGCTGGTGCTCGCCTGGCTCCGGGTGCACCCGTGGTTCCTCGCCGACGCGATCCGCTACTACGTCGACCACTCCGACGAGCGCGACGCCATCGGCGAGCCCGAGGGGTACGAGCGGCTGCGCCAGGCGCTGGCCTGA
- a CDS encoding RecQ family ATP-dependent DNA helicase, whose translation MKLSTHSTTLRRAARSLFGWTALRPHQLAAMRAVMKRRDALVVLPTGAGKSAIYQIPASLIPGPTVVISPLLALQQDQIAALNERQRPELRAVRISSNESAAQQAQAIAEIRDGRAEFLFITPEQLANPDRMAEVKALKPALVAIDEAHCISAWGHDFRPDYLALGHLIDGIGRPPVVALTATASPPVRDDIIARLRLREPEMVVSGLDRPNLFLEVAHCPTEDYRWRRLISLLRDDTRPGIIYVPTRRSAEELATRLTDAGFPAQYYHGGMAAGARAELHEAFLADHVPIMVATSAFGMGIDKPNIAWVTHMALPDSPDSYFQEIGRAGRNGAPARVLLLWQAEDVGLQRFFSGGLPDLGELRDLSALLRGKALNKKELREVTGLGPRKLGQYLALLEQVGAAEPRAKQRIGAPRYSPAPVDAAAAALAEAERQQTVTRSRTDMMRAFAETTACRGQTLLAYFGEQMTEVCGHCDNCHAGTSTPDDGAVGPFPVHSRVRHPEWGPGLVLNYEEDRMTVLFDEVGYKTLSVSVVSEQGLLTLD comes from the coding sequence ATGAAACTGTCCACGCACTCGACGACATTGCGCCGCGCGGCCAGGAGCCTCTTCGGCTGGACCGCACTGCGGCCACACCAACTGGCCGCCATGCGGGCGGTGATGAAACGCCGCGACGCCCTGGTGGTGCTGCCCACCGGCGCCGGCAAGTCGGCGATCTACCAGATCCCGGCCAGCCTGATCCCCGGCCCGACCGTGGTGATCTCCCCGCTGCTCGCCCTCCAGCAGGACCAGATCGCGGCGCTCAACGAGCGGCAACGACCGGAGCTGCGCGCGGTGCGGATCAGCTCCAACGAGTCGGCCGCCCAGCAGGCGCAGGCCATCGCCGAGATCCGCGACGGGCGGGCCGAGTTCCTCTTCATCACCCCCGAGCAACTCGCCAACCCCGACCGGATGGCCGAGGTCAAGGCGCTCAAGCCGGCGCTGGTGGCGATCGACGAGGCGCACTGCATCTCCGCCTGGGGGCACGACTTCCGCCCCGACTACCTGGCGCTCGGCCACCTCATCGACGGCATCGGCCGGCCACCGGTGGTGGCGCTGACCGCCACCGCCTCCCCGCCCGTACGCGATGACATCATCGCCCGGCTGCGGCTGCGCGAGCCCGAGATGGTGGTCTCCGGGCTGGACCGGCCGAACCTGTTCCTCGAGGTGGCGCACTGCCCGACCGAGGACTACCGGTGGCGACGGCTGATCTCCCTGCTGCGCGACGACACCCGGCCCGGCATCATCTACGTGCCCACCCGGCGCTCCGCCGAGGAGCTGGCGACCCGGCTCACCGACGCCGGCTTCCCGGCGCAGTACTACCACGGCGGGATGGCGGCCGGGGCCCGCGCCGAGCTGCACGAGGCGTTCCTCGCCGACCATGTGCCGATCATGGTGGCCACCTCGGCCTTCGGCATGGGCATCGACAAGCCGAACATCGCCTGGGTGACGCACATGGCGCTGCCGGACTCGCCGGACAGCTACTTCCAGGAGATCGGGCGGGCCGGCCGGAACGGCGCCCCGGCCCGGGTGCTGCTGCTGTGGCAGGCCGAGGACGTCGGGCTGCAACGGTTCTTCAGCGGCGGCCTGCCGGACCTCGGCGAGCTGCGCGACCTGTCCGCGCTGCTGCGCGGGAAGGCACTCAACAAGAAGGAGTTGCGCGAGGTCACCGGCCTCGGTCCGCGCAAGCTCGGCCAGTACCTCGCCCTGCTGGAGCAGGTGGGCGCGGCCGAGCCGAGGGCGAAGCAGCGCATCGGTGCCCCCCGCTACTCCCCCGCCCCTGTGGACGCCGCCGCAGCCGCCCTGGCGGAGGCCGAGCGGCAGCAGACCGTGACCCGCTCGCGTACGGACATGATGCGGGCCTTCGCCGAGACCACCGCCTGCCGGGGGCAGACGCTGCTGGCCTACTTCGGTGAGCAGATGACCGAGGTCTGCGGGCACTGCGACAACTGCCACGCCGGCACCAGCACCCCCGACGACGGCGCGGTCGGGCCGTTTCCCGTGCACAGCCGGGTCCGGCATCCGGAGTGGGGTCCCGGCCTGGTGCTGAACTACGAGGAGGACCGGATGACGGTTCTCTTCGACGAGGTGGGGTACAAGACGCTGTCCGTCAGCGTGGTGTCCGAACAGGGCCTGCTGACCCTCGACTAG